In the genome of Chloroflexota bacterium, the window TGCGCCGGGCGAATGGACCGTTGGGGCCGAGCTGCTCCGGCCCGGCGGTGGCACCGGCCGCGGCAGACGCGTCGCGGCCGAACCGATCCGCCCCGCTACCTGGTCGTGGCGCCGATGGGCGCTCGCGACTGCCACCGCCGGTACGGTGAAAACCCGCTGGGCGATGCTCGCACCCCTGGCCAGGATGCCTGGGGTCATCCCCGGCAGTTGGCCCGCCCTCGGTACCCTCGGCGCGATCGTCGCCCTGATCACCCAAGCGGCGATCCTGACCCACGAGAGCGTCCCGGTCGGCCCGTCGCTCATCGTGTCGCTGATCGCGCTCGCGTCCGGGATGATCGGGGCGAAGGTGTGGTACGCGGTTCTCCACCCCGGTCCGTGGCGGCAGGCGATCCTCGGGGGCTGGGCCGTCGACGGGTTCCTGATTGTGGCACCCATCGTCGCCGTCGTGACGCTGCTCGCCCTCTATCTGCCCGTCGGCCGGTTTCTCGACGCCGCAACGCCGGGACTGTTCTTCGGCGTCGCGATCGGGCGGGTCGGGTGCTTCTTCACCGGCTGCTGCGCAGGCCGCGTCAGCCGCTCCCGCTGGGGCATCTGGTCCTCGGATCAGCGGGTCGGTGCCCGCCGGGTCCCCGCTCAGCTGCTCGAGTCGGCATCCGGCTTGATGATCGGTGCGGCAGCTGGGGTTGCGGTCCTTGGCCATCTGCCAAGCCCCACTGGTGCTGTTTTTGCGGCGGCCGTCCTCGGCTATCTTCTCGTTCGGCAGGCGCTTCTGCGCGTTCGCGCGGAACGGCGCGAGTTCTCCTGGCGGCGGAGGAGTGCCCGATTGAACCCACCAGTATGATGATTCGGCAGCGTCGAACCCTGCATCTGTCGTCACCCTGACCATCCTCACTGTCCAGCTGAAAGGTCCTCTTTTCGGGCCGGCCCGGGTGGGGACCGTCCGCCGCACGAATGCGGGCCTGA includes:
- a CDS encoding prolipoprotein diacylglyceryl transferase, translating into MEGAAQSLRTGRAVASGLSTNAQSGSSETVEPEALVVSHCFDSGEDGEPYSATVRLTGRRVGLTGIPRHQDTFAQDDLIEAIVPGSGPVSITSWVYGLAPGEWTVGAELLRPGGGTGRGRRVAAEPIRPATWSWRRWALATATAGTVKTRWAMLAPLARMPGVIPGSWPALGTLGAIVALITQAAILTHESVPVGPSLIVSLIALASGMIGAKVWYAVLHPGPWRQAILGGWAVDGFLIVAPIVAVVTLLALYLPVGRFLDAATPGLFFGVAIGRVGCFFTGCCAGRVSRSRWGIWSSDQRVGARRVPAQLLESASGLMIGAAAGVAVLGHLPSPTGAVFAAAVLGYLLVRQALLRVRAERREFSWRRRSARLNPPV